DNA from Nyctibius grandis isolate bNycGra1 chromosome 15, bNycGra1.pri, whole genome shotgun sequence:
GGGCCCCGCGCAGCTCCCGAACCCCACGCCTGCTCCCTCCGCAGGCGCTGTAGCCAAGCCAGGACCAGTGGGTCGCACAGAACCTCGCCTTGGTCACACACGTGCTCTCTGGCCCTTTGCCCTCCTGAGGTTTTTATTCTTCTGGGAGAATAAACCGGAGCTTTGCACGTCACCTTTCCCGTTTTGTCACAGCAGGGTTGAGCGGAGGGTGGGAAAGTCACATCCTTTGCTCTCCATCTCCTCTCCCCGGGCCAGGCCACGGATCAAAGCTGGCTGCTGACCGCGGCAGAGCGCCGGTGGCACTGGGATGTCCCTCAGTGTGTCCCCAGCCCGAGGAGCACCACAGCTGTGGTGGCAGCAGGGTCCGGGTGCAGCACCATGCCCCTTCCCAGGAGGGAACCAGGAGGGTGGCGCTGAgcacagccccgctcccccACCTGCCgctctccctgcagctgggtAAACACGGCCCGGCCGGTGTCACCCAGCAGCCGCCCTGCTGCTCGCCCGCCCGTCAATTATTAACGAGCCCCCAGGCGCGCTCGCCCCACGGCACGGCTGGCACTCGGCGGGGCCAGGGCCGACGGCAAGGACGGAGGGAGTCACCGGTGCTGAGCCGAGTGCGCTGCCGGAGAGGGGCTGGACGCTGTGCCAAGGCAGCGGGCTGAGCACCCatcctgccagccccagcaccgcACAGCATCCTCCATGGCACCCCATGCAGCCCCCAGTGCCAACCCGGCTGGGGGcgaggggcagggagcagggcggGGGGCCAGCCCTCCCTGTGCCAAAGCCACCCCGAGGCAGGGACCCAAGTCCCCCGGGAGGGACGCAGCCGTGCCGGGCAGGGACCCCAGCCGGAGCCATGTGGCTGCTCCAGGAGGGGCCCTTGTGGGTGCCCAGCAcccgggggctgcagccacccacccagcacctctGGGGCCGCCTGGGCGCAGGGCGTCCGGACGGGCATTTGTCCTTCCATGGGGTTACGTTAAAAGGAGACGTGCTGAGCCGGGGCGCGGGGTGACTGCTGTGCCCCTGCCcggccctggggacagggaccccccaaAGACACCCCCATACTCGTTTTCTGCCTTTATTAGGAAGGAGGTGGCAGGTGCCCAGGCAGGGACGGGGCAGCCACCGGCCGTGAGCAGGGATGGTCCCCCAAGTCGGGGGGCAGCCGGACCACAGCCCCAGCCCGGGCATGCGCCCAGCTCAGCACCGCGCCCAGGGGTGCTGCTGCCCGGGGACCCGTGCTGGCAGAGGGACCCCAGTGCCACAGGGGTGGCACCGCAGGAGGGCTgggctgtccctgtccccatcctctcGCCATTGGGGTTTGTGGCCATGGGCTGCACCTTTCGCCTCCTGCGCCACCcgcacggggctggggggctcccagtgtcccccagttCCCCGCAGGCACCCAGGGATGGCGATGGGGACGGGACGTGGCAGGGGGACAATCAGGGAGGGGTGTGTGGCAGAGAGCAGCCCCGGGGCCCCTTGGCACGGAGATCTCGGTCTACTTATGAGCAGGAGGACCAAGCACGAGCCCCACCACGGGGCTGGGGTCTGTCCGGCTGCAGGACCCATCTCTGCCTCGTTACTTCTTCGCCTTGATGAGGGAGTGGTAGACGGGTTTGACGACGATGTGGAGGTGCAGGGAGTTGTCGATGAGGTACTCGGAGGTGCGCTTCTGCAGGTCGGCGTGGGCGAGGAAGTCGGCCACCTCGTCCGAGCTCTGGTGGAAGCTGTAGACGTGCTTCACCAGGATGCGGCCCTGCTGCCGCACGCCCACCAGCACCGTCTTCTGGAAGCTGACGCCGGCAAAGTCGGGGCTGCTCATGGCCGGGGTGATGACGAGCCGGGGGCGACCGTCCTCGATGCGAGCCGGCGGCTGGACGGCCCCCGAGGCCGAGTCCGCGTAGACGGGGCGCAGGCTGACGGGCAGCCAGCGGGGCGAGAAGAGGACGTTCCAGGTGACCCTCTTACCGGCGTCGTGGCTGCTGGGACCCAGCTGGGTCTGGAAGCTCATGCTGCGGTCGTCGCGCGCCGGGTTGTTGATGACCCACTGGGAGCCCCAGCTGGGCGCGAGGTAGTTGCGGGGCAGGAACATGCTGCAGTTGACGTCGAAATACTTGGCGAAATGGAGGGGGGAAGCGGCGTGGAACTGGAAAGCCTGGAAGAGCAGGTCCTGCACCGCGCCGTGGTGCCGTGCCAGCACCGCCGACTGCGCCTGCAGCCGGAAGAGCTGGCTGGGCGCGATCATGGGGTAGCGGATGGCACGCAGCACCCGCTCGGCCACGGGCCCCTCGGGCTGCCGCCGGCCCAGCCAGCCCTCCACGGCGGTGTAGAGCTCCAGCTCGCTGTGCAGCACCAGGTCGGAGCGCtcgagcagcagcagcagcagctccgcGCTCACCGAGCCCCACTCGGCGCTGCCCAGCACCGCCGAGAGGTTCCAGGCCAGGAACTGGAGGCAGCTCTCCTGCAGCGCCGCGTCCCCGATGCGCACGGCGTAGTGGTACCAGCCCACCACGTGGCCCTGGCTCGACTCGCTGGCCAGGTGGCTCTTCATGTAGTCGGCCACGCCGCGCTGCAGCCCCCACACCCGGTACTTGCTGGCCAGCTGGTGCATGGGGATGGCTTGGTGCAGCAGGATGGAGACCCCGCCGCAGTACAGGTACCTGGGGCGGGGTACGGGGAGGTCATGCTGgtgtcccctccccatccccttcccaaTCTTCTGCCCAACCTGGGGCTCTGGCAGCGCCATCCCCAGGGAAGCTGCATCCCACCAGGCATCCCATCCTGAGGGGTCCCTGTGGTCCCCAAGGGAGCATCTCCCCTCCTTGGCTGCGTCCCTCCAGGCATCTCCATCCCATGGGGTTCCCATGGTCCCCAGAGGAGCGTCCCTCCTGATGTCTTCATCCCATGGGGTTCCCGTGGTCCCCAGAGGAGCATCCCTCCTGATGTCCTCATCCCATGGGGTTCCTTTGGTCCCCAGAGGAACTGTGTCCCTCCTGATGTCCCCATCCCACGGGGTCCCCACGTACCTGATAAACTTCTCGAAGAGCGCGGCGGTCTCGGGCGGCTCGTGCAGGGTGACGACGCTCTGGTTGCGCAGGAGGCTCTCGAAGACCTCGCTCTGgaggctgagcagcagctggtgggtgTGGAAGACCTTGGCCTCGTCGGAGGCGGCCGTGCGCACCCGCAGCACCGAGTCGCTGCCGTTGCCgttctgcagcagctcctgcagccgcTGCAGCAGCGTCGGCGAGTGGTTGATGGTGGCGGCCGCGGCGTCGCCGCTAAGGTCGGCTTTTTGGGCTGCGGGGAGATGGGACCGTCCCAGCGCTGCACCCCAAGGAGTGGGTACGGGGTGCTGGGGCACAGCAGAGCGGGGCCAGCCGTGGGGTGTGCGTGGTTAACGGGGGCCGGGGAAGCCTGGCTCTGTGCAcatcctccctctgctccccgcAGTGCCCAAGGGCTGCCCGGTGCCAAGGGGATGTGAAGAGGAcgaggggacacggggacattTGTGTCCTTGGGAGCCAAAAAACTGCCTTCCTGCAGCAGAAGGGGTGAGACCACCATGTCCCAGGCTGGGACGTGCTGGGAAATGGCCCTGTGCCAGGCAGCGCTGGCTCGCAGCCCGGTCTGCCAGCCCCAACTGCATCCCCGCTGCGGGCAGGGCGAGCCCTGGGCATTGCCCCCAAGCCCCCGCGTCCCACGCACACTCTGTCCCTGCGCCCAGGGCCGGGGTCCCCGTGGTCCGAGCAGCCTTAGGACACTGGCTGCCCCAGCATCACCGTGGGTCGGTGCCGCTGCACTGGCAGGGGCCGTGCCGTGCCCGCTGCCGGGGTGATCTCTGCCTCCGCACTG
Protein-coding regions in this window:
- the BTBD17 gene encoding BTB/POZ domain-containing protein 17, whose amino-acid sequence is MARLTGTQPGAARRWGCTAAAFLLLLLTVQAAQKADLSGDAAAATINHSPTLLQRLQELLQNGNGSDSVLRVRTAASDEAKVFHTHQLLLSLQSEVFESLLRNQSVVTLHEPPETAALFEKFIRYLYCGGVSILLHQAIPMHQLASKYRVWGLQRGVADYMKSHLASESSQGHVVGWYHYAVRIGDAALQESCLQFLAWNLSAVLGSAEWGSVSAELLLLLLERSDLVLHSELELYTAVEGWLGRRQPEGPVAERVLRAIRYPMIAPSQLFRLQAQSAVLARHHGAVQDLLFQAFQFHAASPLHFAKYFDVNCSMFLPRNYLAPSWGSQWVINNPARDDRSMSFQTQLGPSSHDAGKRVTWNVLFSPRWLPVSLRPVYADSASGAVQPPARIEDGRPRLVITPAMSSPDFAGVSFQKTVLVGVRQQGRILVKHVYSFHQSSDEVADFLAHADLQKRTSEYLIDNSLHLHIVVKPVYHSLIKAKK